A single window of Drosophila suzukii chromosome 3, CBGP_Dsuzu_IsoJpt1.0, whole genome shotgun sequence DNA harbors:
- the LOC108006700 gene encoding P protein — protein MKFMSDIFPGANFRLIDEVFQAWPSSHQSSLPRRLRMPEQLEPNYLDEPETFSFRRFVFKIIKIGVLLLIWGFFTYVLVRISTVPEHTSVVTVLPNETQLSRIKLPNDATKITLSGPIDLNLLKNKGDAKDTPFVGLRVEWRDRDLNETFRRSKMWTIYLLKDDSLFKAATNTFKIKPTANSNAKAVISLEGRNEEPVSLLMEVCSHPMITDYGVLYAALLLLGLYILIVFELTDRTFAALLMATTGIAILTALGNRPSLENIIAWIDFETLMLLLGMMILVAIMSETGIFDWMAVLAYRISKGHPWPLLILLSSITAIMSCVLDNVTMLLLMAPIAIRLCEAMSVQTPLVLIVVVMYSNIGGTLTPVGDPPNVIIATNPVVIGQGIDFLVFTLHMLPGVLMALIAGFGVFYLTMRKSLFKLQDRQIELAAEREANRRRMSAEISARALEMRDRQPAKPCLKPSANYFETLAHLEAHHRIRNKTLLIKCMFTLVFVVICFLLHSLPFMAGATLGWVAMLAAFLLLILAKMNDIEEILDQVEWSALLFLAALLVLTEAVAQLGFIHWLSEHTVSVIMSVEEKHQTTVGILVILWLTAFLAAFVGNVPVTTMMLRLTIELHHNDAISVPHTPLIWALSYGACFGGNGTLIGASANVVAAAIAHQYGYKISFVQFFIYGFPMMLATVSLATVYLLIAHSVFTWHKT, from the coding sequence ATGAAATTCATGAGTGATATTTTTCCTGGAGCAAATTTTAGACTCATAGACGAAGTGTTCCAGGCATGGCCCTCCTCCCACCAATCGAGCCTTCCCCGTAGACTACGGATGCCGGAGCAACTAGAGCCGAACTACTTGGATGAGCCGGAAACGTTCTCTTTTCGGCGATTTGTCTTCAAGATCATTAAGATCGGGGTGCTGCTGCTGATCTGGGGATTCTTCACCTACGTTCTAGTTCGGATATCAACAGTGCCGGAACATACATCGGTGGTTACCGTGTTGCCCAACGAAACCCAGCTTAGCCGGATAAAATTGCCAAACGATGCCACCAAGATAACTCTAAGTGGTCCCATCGATTTGAATTTGCTGAAAAACAAAGGTGACGCCAAGGATACGCCATTTGTGGGTCTGCGAGTAGAATGGCGGGATCGGGACTTGAATGAGACATTCCGTCGCTCCAAAATGTGGACTATTTACCTCCTGAAAGACGATAGTCTTTTCAAGGCAGCCACTAACACCTTTAAGATCAAGCCGACGGCAAACAGCAATGCCAAGGCAGTGATTTCACTGGAAGGCAGGAACGAGGAGCCGGTGTCCCTGCTCATGGAGGTCTGTTCCCATCCCATGATTACCGATTACGGAGTTCTCTACGCCGCCTTGCTGCTACTAGGTCTATATATCCTGATCGTCTTCGAGCTCACGGATCGCACTTTCGCCGCTCTCCTGATGGCCACCACTGGGATAGCGATCCTCACGGCGCTGGGGAATCGACCCAGTCTGGAAAATATCATTGCCTGGATTGATTTCGAGACCCTGATGCTGCTCCTAGGAATGATGATACTGGTGGCCATCATGTCGGAGACGGGCATCTTCGACTGGATGGCTGTGCTGGCCTATAGGATCTCCAAGGGTCATCCCTGGCCGCTGCTCATTCTATTGAGTTCCATCACTGCCATTATGTCCTGTGTCCTGGACAATGTGACCATGCTGCTTCTAATGGCGCCCATTGCGATCCGTTTGTGCGAGGCCATGAGTGTGCAGACACCTCTTGTCCTTATAGTAGTGGTGATGTACTCGAATATCGGTGGCACCCTCACTCCGGTGGGTGATCCTCCCAATGTGATCATAGCCACCAATCCGGTGGTGATCGGCCAGGGCATTGACTTTCTCGTCTTCACCCTGCACATGCTGCCCGGAGTCCTGATGGCATTGATAGCTGGCTTCGGGGTCTTCTATCTAACCATGAGGAAATCCCTGTTCAAGCTGCAGGATCGACAGATTGAGTTGGCTGCAGAGAGGGAGGCCAATAGGCGAAGGATGAGTGCGGAGATTTCAGCTCGAGCGTTGGAAATGCGTGATCGCCAGCCGGCAAAACCCTGTCTGAAGCCCTCGGCAAACTATTTCGAGACCCTGGCTCATCTGGAGGCACATCATCGGATTCGGAACAAGACGCTGCTGATCAAGTGCATGTTCACCCTGGTCTTTGTGGTCATCTGCTTTCTGCTGCACTCGCTGCCCTTCATGGCAGGCGCCACCTTGGGTTGGGTGGCCATGCTGGCCGCCTTCCTTCTTCTCATTCTGGCCAAGATGAATGACATCGAGGAGATACTCGACCAGGTTGAATGGTCTGCCCTTCTATTCCTGGCCGCCCTTCTGGTGCTCACCGAGGCGGTGGCCCAGTTGGGTTTCATCCATTGGCTAAGTGAGCACACGGTCAGTGTGATCATGAGCGTGGAGGAGAAGCACCAGACCACGGTGGGCATCCTGGTGATCCTCTGGCTGACCGCCTTTCTGGCGGCCTTCGTCGGCAATGTCCCGGTGACAACGATGATGCTCCGGCTGACCATCGAGTTGCACCACAACGATGCGATCAGTGTGCCACATACGCCCCTCATATGGGCCCTGTCCTACGGCGCCTGTTTCGGGGGCAATGGCACCCTGATTGGGGCCTCGGCCAATGTGGTCGCCGCAGCTATTGCCCACCAGTATGGCTATAAGATCTCCTTCGTCCAGTTCTTCATCTATGGCTTCCCCATGATGCTGGCCACCGTTTCCCTAGCTACGGTCTACCTCCTCATCGCCCACTCGGTGTTCACCTGGCACAAAACGTAG